In one window of Littorina saxatilis isolate snail1 linkage group LG11, US_GU_Lsax_2.0, whole genome shotgun sequence DNA:
- the LOC138980827 gene encoding metalloprotease mig-17-like has product MFYLQLNNIYASVKDVDPTMDIKVPITALYVVDSASDVITEEADGQLEGREYLDDFIAWIPTQTNLPSSDHYMAFTAYDVTFSGGAAVGVAESAQVCTGRSTSVVENSFKSSVANIAAHELGHTLSAAHDGTGNVCQPNLQNVMTPGLFVPTQDPATPRNIFQFSACSVASFITYLAG; this is encoded by the exons atgtttTACTTACAGCTCAACAACATCTACGCTTCAGTGAAAGACGTTGACCCGACAATGGACATCAAGGTCCCGATCACCGCTCTCTACGTTGTTGAT TCTGCCTCCGACGTAATCACGGAGGAAGCTGACGGACAGCTAGAGGGCCGGGAATACCTGGATGATTTTATTGCCTGGATCCCCACCCAGACCAACCTGCCCTCCAGCGATCATTACATGGCTTTCACTGC TTACGATGTCACTTTCAGCGGCGGTGCGGCAGTTG GCGTTGCGGAGAGTGCCCAGGTGTGTACGGGACGCAGCACGTCAGTGGTGGAGAACTCCTTCAAGTCCAGCGTGGCCAACATTGCTGCCCACGAATTAGGACACAC ACTGAGTGCTGCTCACGACGGTACAGGCAACGTGTGTCAACCCAATCTTCAGAACGTGATGACGCCCGGTCTCTTTGTGCCCACGCAGGATCCCGCCACGCCACGAAACATCTTTCAGTTCTCTGCCTGCAGTGTGGCTTCCTTCATAACTTACCTGGCAGGGTAG